AAGGGTACCTGATCCAGAACTAGAGCCATCTCCTCCACCTGGTCCTGAAGTCCGAGTCCCTTCAGGGTATACCATCCGACCACCGAGTCGGTTATGCAGATATCCCCTCTATCTCCCACAAGCATCTGAAATACGTTGTCCATCTTAGGGGCAAGGTGTCTCTTAAATCCCTCAAGGTTTCTATCTCCCCATCCGTTGCCAACGTAGTCTATTATGGACATTTCCTTGAGGTCCGATAGGCTTTTGGCGTTTTTCAGCTCCTCCGCCGCGTCGCTGCCCTTTTTGGCGAATATGACCATCTTGGACATTATGACGTCCTCTTTACCCGTTTCGGCGTATTCCTGTCTGGCAGGTGTTGGTACTGTGACGAAGCCGTCGGCGTCGCCCTCTTTGACCATCTGCTGTGCCCTGGCCCAGGGGAACCCCTCGTGGGAGAGCGATATGCCCATGCCCGATCCCACTATCTCGTCCATGACGTCCACCAATATCCCCTGCATTTTTCCGTTCTCGTCACTCCAGGAGAAGGGAGGAAAATTATTGAAGTAGGTCATTTTCATCCCTTCCTGACCGTAGGCCGCCGTGGTGATGGTCAACATGGCCCATAGGGCAGTGAGTAATGTGAGCTTTGCGATCTTTTTCATGTCGTGCCTCCTTAAGATTAGGGAAAGATAGTTTCAGTAAGGTGTACAGTTTTCCCGTTAATAAGATTCTAGCCTGATCTAACCTATAAAGGCAAGTTTTTTATGTGGGTATCCGCTTCTTGCTTAAATTCAGGTATTCAGGTATTGTAATACCTGAATTGAGGTGACGGCATGGGCATATTTCACGTGACAGAGGCGGTTTCCCTTGGGCTGCACGGAATGGGACTTCTGGCC
The uncultured Dethiosulfovibrio sp. genome window above contains:
- a CDS encoding transporter substrate-binding domain-containing protein, with amino-acid sequence MKKIAKLTLLTALWAMLTITTAAYGQEGMKMTYFNNFPPFSWSDENGKMQGILVDVMDEIVGSGMGISLSHEGFPWARAQQMVKEGDADGFVTVPTPARQEYAETGKEDVIMSKMVIFAKKGSDAAEELKNAKSLSDLKEMSIIDYVGNGWGDRNLEGFKRHLAPKMDNVFQMLVGDRGDICITDSVVGWYTLKGLGLQDQVEEMALVLDQVPFVLCVGKNSKHAGIVEEVDRRLKEAREDGRLQAIYDRYR